CATCCGGCAGGCGGCGAAGAATAGCGAAGTCGGTGGTTCCATCGGCAAGGCCTCCCGTGGGGGAGTTGGAGTGCAGGAGTTGCAGTTCCACGCCTGGGATTGCGACCGCCCATTGGCGTTGGAACTCCATGGTGTGCGCGCCTAAGGCGGACCACGCGTAGCCGATCCGGATCTTGCCGGTGCCGGACCGGGCCTCCCTCTTGAGGTCGTCCAGGAGTGAGAGGACGCGCCGTGCCGTGGCCACGACGCGCTCGCCGGAGGGGGTCAGGCCAACACTGCGCGTGGTCCGCTCCAGGAGCCGCACGCCCAAAACCTGTTCCAGCCCGGCGATGTTGCGCGAAACGGCAGCCTGGGACATTCCAACGTCTATGGCGGCATCTGTGAACGTGCCTTCCTCGACTACGGCCAGGAGGCACCGCAATTGCCTCAATTCGACGTCCATGGGCCCCATCCTATTCATGCGCACACCGTATAAATAGCCGCGTCCGTGCATTTAGTGAAAACAGCGGCCAAGCGCAGAATTTCCCCATGATGGATACCAATGCAGCGGGAGTAAGGCCGTCCCGGAAGGCCGGTGGCGCGGCCACCCTCCTGGCGAGTGCGCTTTCCAACCAGCTCGGTGCCGCCACGGCCTCGTTTGCGTTTCCTGTCATGGGACCCGTGGGCGTGGTGGCGGTTCGGCAGCTTGTGGCGGCCGCTGTGTTGTTGCCTATCGTCCGGCCCCGGCTGCGGGAATTGAGTTGGCGGCAATGGTGGCCTGTCCTTCTCCTAGCAGTGTCCTTCGGCACCATGAATCTCGGACTGTATGCGTCTGTCCAGCGGATTGGCCTGGGGCTTGCCGTCACCCTGGAGTTCCTTGGGCCCCTGGCCGTGGCCTTAATCAGCTCGCGACGAAGGAGCAGTGCGCTCTGCGCCGTGGTTGCGGCGTTGGGCGTCCTCGCCATCACCCGGCCGGAGTCATCCATAGACGTGGTAGGCATCGGTTTGGGGCTCATTGCCGCCTGCAGCTGGGCTGCCTACATCCTCCTTAATCGGACCGTGGGCCAGCGAGTCCAAGGCATTCAAGGGACGGCAGCCGCTACGGGGGCTTCGGCAACGCTGTTCCTGCCTGTCGCCGTCGTGATTTTCATCAGCCAACCAGTGGATGGCTTGGCGGTTCTCTGCGCCGTGGCGGCAGGAATCTTCGCTTCTGTGCTGCCGTACGTTGCCGATCTGATCGCACTGCGGCGCGTCCCCGCAAACATGTTCGGCGTGCTCATGAGCATCAACCCGGTGTTTGCCGCGGTCATCGGCGCCGTGATCCTGCACCAGGACCTGGCTGCGGGGCAGTGGGTGGGGATCGGGCTGATCGTGGCCGCCAATGCCGGGGTGCTGCTGCTGCGGGAACGTGGGCGGGGCGAAACCGTTGTTAGCCGGACGCCGGAGCCTGCCCGCTCGAACCACGGACCTGGAGCTGTGATGGCACCAGGTGGAGTCGTGCCGGGAGATCTGGAGCGGTGAGCCGTTCCAGGATGAACTTGCCGGCCTCCACGCCCACGGCGAGATTTCCGTTGTCCACGGAAGTCAGCGACAGATGCCGGATTTTGGCCAGGTAGGTGTTGTCATAGCCCACCAGTGAAAGGTCGTGGGGGACGGAAAGTCCAAGGTCGTCTGCTGCTGACAGCGCGCCGATGCACGCGACGTCGTTGTACGCGAAGATCGCAGTGGGCCTCTCCGGGTCGGCAAGCAAACGGCTTGCTGTACTGTAGGCGCTTTCCTCCGTGAGGCCTCCGCCCGCTACGACGATCGGTTCAAGGCCAGCGTCGCGCATAGTGCGTTCGAACGAGGCCCGCCGCAGCCTCCCAACCTCGCCCGGCCCCTGAAGGTGGGCAATGCGCCGGTGACCCAGTGAGATGAGGTGTTCGCTCGCCTGCCGCGCCCCGGCGTCGTCATCATTGACCACGATGTCGACGCCGGCCAGTACCGGTTCGCGGGTCCCTGCAAGGACCACGGGGATGTTTCGGGCAGCATTTTGGATCGCTGCGGATTCATTGGTGGTGCCCACTACCACCATGCCGTCGACGCGTTGCTCCAGGAGTGTCTCCACCGAACTTCGGCCCACCCGCTGGTCAGTGTACGAATCGGCCAGGACTGGTGAAACGCCCGCGGAGTGCAGGGCGGCCGTGAGTCCTTCGAGAAGTTCCACGAACCACGGATTCCGGATGTCATTGAGCATCACTCCGATGGTTCCGCTGCGCGGCCCGGAAAGTCGTTGGGCCAGTCGGTTGGGCCTGTAACCCAGCTGCTCCATGGCTTCCATGACGGCACGACGGCGGCTCTCACTGACGTTGGCTGAGCCCTGTAGGACGAGGGAGACCAGGGACTTGGAAACGCCCGCGGCGCTTGCGACGTCGCGAATGGTTGGTTTGGTGCCCGGCGCGCCGGCCGGGGATGGTGCATCAGGCATGGGTCTCGTTCCGGTCTGTCAGGTTCGTTCCAAGCTTAGAGGGCTTGACGCCGTCCCTTCCCAGACTCCATTATGGACCGGTCCAAGTAAATTCCAAAACATCAAAGAGGATCTCCATGAGTGCACCCAATACGCGGCGTCTGATCGCTGGCATGGTCGGAGGAGGCGCTGGCGCGGATATTGGCAGGACGCATCGCTACGCCATGCGCTTGGATGACCATTTCGAGCTGCAGTCAGGAGTCTTTGGCCGGGATGCCAGCGCTTCGCGGGCGATCGCCGTCGAGCTGGGAGTTCCTGAGGACCGAAACTATGCGGACTACCGTGAAATGGCAGCGGCAGAGTCGGCGCGGGAAGACGGCGTGGACGTCGTGGTGGTGGCGACTCCCAACGACAGCCACTTCGAGATCGCCAGCACCTTCCTCGAAGCGGGCATCTCGGTGGTGTGCGAGAAGCCGCTGACCAGGGACTCAACCACAGCGGCCGCACTGGTCCGGATCGCTGCGGAAAACGACGCCATTCTCGCCGTTCCGCACTGCTATTCGGCCTACGCGATGGTTCGCCATGCTGCCCGCATGGTCCGCAATGGTGAACTGGGCACCATCCGGTTTGCCGACGTCGAGCACGCATCCGGCTGGGCGGCCACGCCCTTGGAGGACTCCGGCCACAAGCAGGCCCTCTGGCGTACCAATCCTGACATCGCCGGGTTCCCGAGCGTCGTCGGAGACCTTGGCACGCATGCCTTCCACCTGCTTCGCTACATCACCGGGCTGGAAGCGGAGCGCCTCTCCGGCCGCCTGAAAACGCTGGTTCCAGGACGTCGGGTATTCGACCACGCAACGGTGGAGTTGGAGATGTCCGGGGGCGTCCCCGCGCGCGTTTGGGCCAGCATGGCCGCCACCGGCCACAACCACGGGCTACGCATCCGTCTTTACGGGGATCAGGGCAGCCTCGAGTGGCAGCACGAGGATCCGCACCACCTCAAAGTCCAGGACCTTGCCGGGGTTACGACCATCCTTACGCACGGCCTTGGCACCCTCCACGACGACGCCTCCCGGCTCACGCGGGTCGGTCTGGGCCATCCGGAGGGCTTCCTTGAAGCTTTCGCCAACTTCTATTCCGACCTCGCCGAGGCCCTACGCGCGCGTCGGGATGGCTTGGCGCTGCCCGGGCGCGAGCTCTCATTCCCTACCGGCATCGATGGTCTGATCGGCGTCCAATTCGTCGAGGCCGTGGCCGCCTCCCACCACGAGGACTCCGCGTGGAAAGTGCCCGGTACCCTCGCAGAGAAAGCAGCAGTGTGATCATGCTCCGTTTCGCGCTCATCGGAGCCGGGTTCATCGGCTCCGTCCACGCCACCAACCTCGCCGCCCATCCCGGCATCGATTTCCGGCTCGTCTACGACGTCGACCAGCAACGCGCGCAGACCCTGGCGGCCGTGCAGGGGGCTGCTGTGGCCGCGACCCTGGATGAAGTCTTCGATGCCTCGGCGATTGACGCCGTCTTCATCGCCTCCTCCACGGACACCCACGCCGGGCATCTCCGCCGTGCTGCCGCCGCTGGGATCGCGGTGCTCTGCGAGAAGCCGATCGACTTGGACCTTAACCATGCCCGGGACGTCGCTGCGTTCGCGCAGGATGCCGGCGTTCCTGTGATGGTCGACTTCAACCGCCGCTTCGATCGCGATTATGCCGAGCTCAAACGCGTGGTGGATTCAGGCCAGATCGGCAAAGTGGAACTGATCCAGCTGACGTCGCGTGGCCCGTCCATGCCTCCGCTGTCCTACATCGCCACCTCAGGCGGTCAGATGCGCGACCAGACCGTACATTTCTTCGATCTCGCGCGCTGGCTCAGTGGCTTGGACCCCGTAGAGGTCTTCGCCACGGGTTCGGCCTTAGCGGAGCCCGGCATCGTGAAGTACGACGACGTCGACACCTCCGCGGTCACGTTGCGGCTGCCCGGAGGTGCTTTGGTGCAGATCGACTCCGTTCGCCGCACTGGTTATGGATACGACGAACGCATCGAAATCATGGGCTCCACAGGGATGGTAGAGGCCCGCCGCCACAGGAACGGTGCAGTTTCCCGATACAGCGGTGGCTCGGTTGTGGACGACGGGCTGCACCCCGGCTGGTTCGAACGCGTGCAGCCAACGTACGCGGCAGCCCTCGCCGCCTTCGCCTCTTCCTTGCAGGGAGGTTCGGATTCGGTGCCCTCGCTGGAAGACGGACTCAAGGCCCAGGCCATAGCCGAGGCTGCTGTAATCTCACTCCGCAGTGGCCGCATGGAAACCATCAAGTACTGACCCAAGTAGGGGACAGCACATGTCGCTATGAGCAGCCGTTGCGACATGTGCTGTCCCTCAGTTGGGCGGCGCGGGAGTTGGGCGGCGCGGGCTAGGAGAACGCGGCGCGGAAGGCTGCCAGGGCGGCGTCGCCTGCCTCGATGCCTTGGCCACCGACCGCACTCGCTTCCATGCCGATCACTCCCGTGTACCCGACGCCGCGCAGCGCCTTTGCGATGGCGGGATAGTTGATCTCGCCAGTGCCCGGTTCGAAGCGACCGGGCACGTCTGCTACCTGGATCTCACCGGTAAATGGTTGGGCTGCCCGGACAAGTTCGATCAGGTTCCCTTCGCCGATTTGTGCGTGATAGAGGTCCAGCATCATCTTCACGTTGGGATGGTTGACGGCCTCGACCAAGGCGAGTGTGTCCTTGGCGCGCGCCAGGGGAATGCCGGGGTGGTCCAGGATCGTATTCAGGTTTTCCAGGGCAAACACGATGCTGTGCCTTTGGCCCAGTTCAGCCAGCTGTTCCAAGGTTCGCAGGCCGGTCAGCCACATCTCACCGGTGGACCGCTGGACCGGGCGAACGGCCCGCCCGCCCTCACCGAGTTCGGCGGGATGAACCACCATGCGCTCGACACCGAGCTCCAGTGCCGTGGGGATCAACTTTTCTGCGGAGGCCAGGACTTCATGGGCAGTGGCGGGATCAATGACGCTGCCGCCGAAGTAGCCACTCATGGAAGAGAACCTGGCGCCGGTTGCTGCGAGCGCTGCGATGTCCCGGCCACGGGTATCCCACAGTTCCACCTCGAAGCCCAGCCCGTCGATCCTCCGCACACGATCGATCAGCGGCAGCTCGCCATAGACCATCTCCGCGCAGACAGCCAAGCGGAAGCTCATGCTCCCTGCCCTGCCGCCTGAAGCTGCGCTGTTGCATCCGTTTCGGCTGGACGCAGATTGGCGATTGAGGACACGTCAACAGGCAGCCCCGTCCGGGCCGACGTGAACGCAGCCAAGGCAACGGCCAGGGCATTGCGCGCGTCCACGCCACCGGGAGCAGCAACAGCGCCGGGTGGGTTTGCCGCCGTCGGGCGCTCGCCCCCAAAGCCGCGGCGCGCGGCGACGTCGTCCGCGAAGTGGGCGAGCTCTGCTGTGTATGCGTCGTGGAAGAGATCGATGTTCAGGCGCGAGGTGGCTGACCCGATGCCGGTAGCCGTATAGCTCGTGGCGTTGCTGGCCTGCGGGCTTCCGGCGGTGACCATGCCGGCAGAGCCGAACACTTCGCCGCGGACGTCGTAGCCGTAGAGGGCGTTGAAGTTGGCTTCCGCGACAGCGATGGCGCCGTTGCTGTAGGTGACAGTGACCACCGCGGTGTCCAGGAGGCCGGCGGCCTTGGCTTCTGGAGCAACCAAAGCATCCGCGACGGCGTGTACTTTCACGGGTACCGAGCCGGCATTCAGCCAATTAAGGGTGTCGAAATCGTGGATGAGGGTCTCCAGGAAGATGGTACCGGGGGCGATCCGCTCCGGGTTTGCTGATCCCGGCTTCCGTGCCGGGGTCCCGGGTCAGGGAGCGGAGTAGCTGCGGAACTCCGACTACGCCGTCGTCGATCAGCTTCCGGGCCGCGGCGAAGTCCGTGGAGTAGCGGCGGTTAAAGCCGAAACGGAGTACGACGCCGGCACTTGCCGCCGCTTCAATGGCAGAGTCGAGTTCGGCGATGGTCCGCCCGCCGGGCTTCTCGCAGAACACGTCCTTACCGGCTTTGGCGGCAGCGGCGATCAGCTCGGAATGGAACCGCAGGGGAGTGGCGATAAGCACTGCATCCACGTCCGGATCGGCAAGGACGTCGGCAACATCGGTGCTGATTTTGCTGACGCCGAGGCGGCTTGCCAAGGCTTCCAGGGCAGGTAGGACCGGATCAGCGATGGCTTCCAGCTGGGCGTTCGGGATTCGTCGGGCGATGGATTCGGCGTGGAATGCGCCGATCCATCCGGCGCCGATCACGGCGATGCGGACTGGCCGGTCCTCGATGACCGGGTGCTGAAGGTACGTCATTGTTGTTCCTCGATTCACGCGTCTAGATCGTTCTAGTGAACCAATGGTTGCATGATCGGCATGCAGACGTCTAGATCGTTCTAGGTGGTGTCCGGCTTAGTCGGCTCAGATGGCGCCACGCCAGGCCGTGCATGAGGGAGGTGACGCCCTAAGGCCAGCCTGATAAGCGGCGCCAGGAGGAGGAGCAGCAGGACGCTGCCAACGCCAACAATGCCCGCAAAGAAAACCAGGACTGCCATGAACAGAAGATGGATATCGGGCGCGTCGGCAAGTGGCATAGCGGCCAATATCGCCGATACCTGGTTGAGAGAGTTCATATGTGGCTCCTGCCGCGCATCCGGTGCTCGTTCCAACATCTGTTTAGTGCGCTGACGAGGCCAAGAATGTCGCCGTTGCGGCAACCTTTAAGGTTCAAGGAGGCTGGGCGCCGTGGACGCTAGCGACGGTGCCAAAACTTTTTAATTAACCCCGCGTCACGTTTGCGCAGGTCAAAGCACATATCCAGTGCCCAAGTCGTTGTACCGCGTAGTGTGCCGTTGCCCTTTTCGGCGCATGTCCGCGGACAACGCTGAGTTAGCAGTGATGGATGTGGTGGGTTCTGGGGCCCACCCGGGGCGCCGTCACTGCGATAACCGGGCTAGTGCGGTCGGTCGTCTGAGTCGCGGCCGGCCGCATGTCCGGGATTGCAGCACCTCCCACCGCCTTCCTCATAGATCGTTCTATAGACTGGCTGCGGGCAAAGGAGGGCAATGATGGGAAAACGTCCCACTTTGATGGACGTGGCTGACGCAGCCGGAGTTTCCCGCGCCCTCGTCTCCATCGTGATGAGGGACGCCCCTGGAGCCTCGGAAGCCACGCGCCTCAGGGTCCAGAAGGCGGCCAAGGAACTCGGCTACCG
This window of the Arthrobacter sp. StoSoilB5 genome carries:
- a CDS encoding LysR family transcriptional regulator, which encodes MDVELRQLRCLLAVVEEGTFTDAAIDVGMSQAAVSRNIAGLEQVLGVRLLERTTRSVGLTPSGERVVATARRVLSLLDDLKREARSGTGKIRIGYAWSALGAHTMEFQRQWAVAIPGVELQLLHSNSPTGGLADGTTDFAILRRLPDAAAVEHVRIGEEKRYCAMSSDDPLASRRSVTLAQVAQRPVAMDLRTGSTTLELWPEEGRPDIVPINDVDDWLTTIGSGAARGMTAESTAHQYRRRGIIYRPVRDAPPVPVYLAWSTKHPPQERERIAELLTGLYA
- a CDS encoding EamA family transporter; this encodes MMDTNAAGVRPSRKAGGAATLLASALSNQLGAATASFAFPVMGPVGVVAVRQLVAAAVLLPIVRPRLRELSWRQWWPVLLLAVSFGTMNLGLYASVQRIGLGLAVTLEFLGPLAVALISSRRRSSALCAVVAALGVLAITRPESSIDVVGIGLGLIAACSWAAYILLNRTVGQRVQGIQGTAAATGASATLFLPVAVVIFISQPVDGLAVLCAVAAGIFASVLPYVADLIALRRVPANMFGVLMSINPVFAAVIGAVILHQDLAAGQWVGIGLIVAANAGVLLLRERGRGETVVSRTPEPARSNHGPGAVMAPGGVVPGDLER
- a CDS encoding LacI family DNA-binding transcriptional regulator, coding for MPDAPSPAGAPGTKPTIRDVASAAGVSKSLVSLVLQGSANVSESRRRAVMEAMEQLGYRPNRLAQRLSGPRSGTIGVMLNDIRNPWFVELLEGLTAALHSAGVSPVLADSYTDQRVGRSSVETLLEQRVDGMVVVGTTNESAAIQNAARNIPVVLAGTREPVLAGVDIVVNDDDAGARQASEHLISLGHRRIAHLQGPGEVGRLRRASFERTMRDAGLEPIVVAGGGLTEESAYSTASRLLADPERPTAIFAYNDVACIGALSAADDLGLSVPHDLSLVGYDNTYLAKIRHLSLTSVDNGNLAVGVEAGKFILERLTAPDLPARLHLVPSQLQVRGSSGQAPASG
- a CDS encoding Gfo/Idh/MocA family oxidoreductase; this encodes MSAPNTRRLIAGMVGGGAGADIGRTHRYAMRLDDHFELQSGVFGRDASASRAIAVELGVPEDRNYADYREMAAAESAREDGVDVVVVATPNDSHFEIASTFLEAGISVVCEKPLTRDSTTAAALVRIAAENDAILAVPHCYSAYAMVRHAARMVRNGELGTIRFADVEHASGWAATPLEDSGHKQALWRTNPDIAGFPSVVGDLGTHAFHLLRYITGLEAERLSGRLKTLVPGRRVFDHATVELEMSGGVPARVWASMAATGHNHGLRIRLYGDQGSLEWQHEDPHHLKVQDLAGVTTILTHGLGTLHDDASRLTRVGLGHPEGFLEAFANFYSDLAEALRARRDGLALPGRELSFPTGIDGLIGVQFVEAVAASHHEDSAWKVPGTLAEKAAV
- a CDS encoding Gfo/Idh/MocA family oxidoreductase codes for the protein MLRFALIGAGFIGSVHATNLAAHPGIDFRLVYDVDQQRAQTLAAVQGAAVAATLDEVFDASAIDAVFIASSTDTHAGHLRRAAAAGIAVLCEKPIDLDLNHARDVAAFAQDAGVPVMVDFNRRFDRDYAELKRVVDSGQIGKVELIQLTSRGPSMPPLSYIATSGGQMRDQTVHFFDLARWLSGLDPVEVFATGSALAEPGIVKYDDVDTSAVTLRLPGGALVQIDSVRRTGYGYDERIEIMGSTGMVEARRHRNGAVSRYSGGSVVDDGLHPGWFERVQPTYAAALAAFASSLQGGSDSVPSLEDGLKAQAIAEAAVISLRSGRMETIKY
- a CDS encoding TIM barrel protein, with amino-acid sequence MSFRLAVCAEMVYGELPLIDRVRRIDGLGFEVELWDTRGRDIAALAATGARFSSMSGYFGGSVIDPATAHEVLASAEKLIPTALELGVERMVVHPAELGEGGRAVRPVQRSTGEMWLTGLRTLEQLAELGQRHSIVFALENLNTILDHPGIPLARAKDTLALVEAVNHPNVKMMLDLYHAQIGEGNLIELVRAAQPFTGEIQVADVPGRFEPGTGEINYPAIAKALRGVGYTGVIGMEASAVGGQGIEAGDAALAAFRAAFS
- a CDS encoding Gfo/Idh/MocA family oxidoreductase; translated protein: MAPGTIFLETLIHDFDTLNWLNAGSVPVKVHAVADALVAPEAKAAGLLDTAVVTVTYSNGAIAVAEANFNALYGYDVRGEVFGSAGMVTAGSPQASNATSYTATGIGSATSRLNIDLFHDAYTAELAHFADDVAARRGFGGERPTAANPPGAVAAPGGVDARNALAVALAAFTSARTGLPVDVSSIANLRPAETDATAQLQAAGQGA
- a CDS encoding Gfo/Idh/MocA family oxidoreductase, whose amino-acid sequence is MTYLQHPVIEDRPVRIAVIGAGWIGAFHAESIARRIPNAQLEAIADPVLPALEALASRLGVSKISTDVADVLADPDVDAVLIATPLRFHSELIAAAAKAGKDVFCEKPGGRTIAELDSAIEAAASAGVVLRFGFNRRYSTDFAAARKLIDDGVVGVPQLLRSLTRDPGTEAGISKPGADRPRYHLPGDPHPRFRHP